The nucleotide sequence TGCTGGCAAGAGAAATTGAATCTGTGCTGACCAAGTCTGAGATTGTGGCCTATTATCTCAACCGCATTTACTTTGGCAGCAATGCCTACGGGATTGGGGCAGCAGCCGAAGTGTATTTCGATAAGCCTGCAGAGCACCTCACGCTGGGGGAGGCTGCTTTGCTAGCCGGATTGTTACCGGCTCCCAGTGTCTATTCCCCCCATGTCAATCCCGATATTGCCCGGATGCGGCGGGATCTGGTGTTGGAGGAAATGGTTGAGAACGGTTTCATCTCGCCAGCAGCAGCGGCAGCAGCGAAGACATTATCCTTGCGGGTGGTGCCGTTGCGATCGCTCCGACCGAGCCTCGATTGAATGACAAGCGATTGCCTGAAGCGACTATCGATTGCCCGAAGCAAGGGGGGGTTCGACAAACACGCCCATTTGACGGAACTTGTGGTATCGCTGCTCGCGCAACTGTCTGCCGCTGAGAGCAGATAATTCATTGAGATGGCGAATCCAGGCTTGTTTGAGGGTTTCGGCAGCTTCTAGTGGGGCACGGTGGGCACCGCCAATGGGTTCTGGCAAAATTTCGTCAATCACCCCCAAACCCTCGAGATCTCGGGCGGTAATTTTGAGGGCCTGGGCGGCACGGCCCGCCTTACTGGCGTCCTTCCATAAAATAGCGGCGCATCCTTCGGGCGAAATCACCGAATAGACAGAATGTTCGAACATCAAGATGCGATTGCCAACGCCAATGGCCAGTGCTCCCCCCGACCCCCCTTCGCCAATGACGGTACAAATCACCGGCACTTCCACCTGAAATAGCTCCCGTAGGTTAACGGCGATCGCCTCCCCTTGACCCGTCTGTTCCGCCTCAATGCCCGGATAAGCCCCAGGCGTATCGATCAGGGTCAAGATGGGCAGAGAAAAGCGATCGGCATGTTGAATTAAACGCAGGGCTTTGCGATAGCCGCCGGGGTTGGGCATGCCAAAATTGCGCAGCACGTTGTCTTTGGTATCGCGACCTTTTTGATGTCCCATCACCACCACCGGGCGCTCGGCCAAGCGGGCTAGGCCCACGACCAAAGCAGGGTCGTCACAACCGTGGCGATCGCCGTGCAGCTCGAACCAATCGTCGCAGATGGTCTGAATGTAGTCGAGGGTACTGGGGCGACGGGGATGGCGAGCCACCTGCAGCCGCTGAGCGGGAGACAGGCGCAGAAAGATTTCCTTGCGCAATTCGGCGGCCCGATGTTCGAGCTGCTGAATTTGCTCGGAGGCTTCCAGTTCGTTATCCTCTGCCAGCGCGCGGATCTCTTCAATTCGCTGTTCTAGATCGGCAACGGGTTTTTCGAAGCTCAACAACAGGCGATCGGATGACTTCGTCATATGGATAGCAACTTGAGTGACTGCAGGCCCCCACCTATCTAGAATAAGCCAGTGACTGTCAGCTAGTAGGATGGCAATCGTAACCCTGTTATCGAGCTGCGGCCATTGGGATGGAAGCAAAGGGCATAGGAACCAGTGCTGAGGCTAACCTCACTCCAGCTCGTCGGGATTCACCCCCAGAGAACGGAGATACGCCAACAGTTTCTCTTTCTCCTGACGTTCCTGCTCCAGTAACGACTCTGCCTGCTCGGCCCGCTGACGCTCCCAAGCCGCCGTCTCCGTATCGGTGGGAATCCAATCCCCAGCGCTGCTGTACCAGCGCAACCAAGCCCGCTCGATTCCCTCGTATTCCCCCTGCCAAACCCCCAGCCCCAAGTCCAGTGCTGGTATCCAGAGTCGCCGTTCCGCGATCTCCAATGGCCGATAGCTTCCCCCCACTAACTCGAACGCCCTCAACTGGTCCGTATAGCGATCGAACACCACGTAGTAGGGCACTTTTAGGATTTGTTCGTACACCTCCCACTTGGTGGGAGGACGGTCGGCCTGACGCTCGGTTGCACCCAAATCTTCCCGCTCCGTGCCGGGGGATAGCAGTTCGACCACCACAGAGGGACTCACCCTTTCCTGCCAAATGACATAGCTCAGTCGCAGGTCAGCTCCGCCATACAGGCGGGGGACGCCCAAGACCAAAAACCAGTCGGGTCGCTTGTGCCAGAGGGGAT is from Synechococcus sp. PCC 7336 and encodes:
- a CDS encoding Uma2 family endonuclease codes for the protein MTAAKPSLPQYQRNPLPSMYDLPSEDSAEPGLPDEFHNLQPQLLSATLRLSQYAPDNRFTGTDLNLYYDIHHPLWHKRPDWFLVLGVPRLYGGADLRLSYVIWQERVSPSVVVELLSPGTEREDLGATERQADRPPTKWEVYEQILKVPYYVVFDRYTDQLRAFELVGGSYRPLEIAERRLWIPALDLGLGVWQGEYEGIERAWLRWYSSAGDWIPTDTETAAWERQRAEQAESLLEQERQEKEKLLAYLRSLGVNPDELE
- a CDS encoding acetyl-CoA carboxylase carboxyltransferase subunit alpha, encoding MTKSSDRLLLSFEKPVADLEQRIEEIRALAEDNELEASEQIQQLEHRAAELRKEIFLRLSPAQRLQVARHPRRPSTLDYIQTICDDWFELHGDRHGCDDPALVVGLARLAERPVVVMGHQKGRDTKDNVLRNFGMPNPGGYRKALRLIQHADRFSLPILTLIDTPGAYPGIEAEQTGQGEAIAVNLRELFQVEVPVICTVIGEGGSGGALAIGVGNRILMFEHSVYSVISPEGCAAILWKDASKAGRAAQALKITARDLEGLGVIDEILPEPIGGAHRAPLEAAETLKQAWIRHLNELSALSGRQLREQRYHKFRQMGVFVEPPLASGNR